The Apibacter raozihei genome contains a region encoding:
- the recN gene encoding DNA repair protein RecN, whose translation MLHHLSIRNYALIDVLDISIPSGMTTLTGETGAGKSIILGALKLVMGERADLKSLKKEDVKCIIEAEFILNKDLFAGIFKELELDFEEHTYLRREILPSGKSRAFVNDSPVTLDVLQKLSAHLLDIHSQFETSQLLNENYQLRLLDNFSSLKKDLNEYKIVFDSFRDVNKRLAYLQEKLAAGNQDFEYSQYLLNELESAELDHLNFTEVEEELNVMKNSEFLAQLLSETKQILDNDDLGLLVKIQEILSRLDKGTQISSDLDNLESRIQSVKAELQDISDEAEIMLEKLEFNPAKFEEYTQKVNLIHGLLVKHKVSTIEELVSVRDELRTETSSISDFETEIADIQNKLHSLTEKLTNLSQTLHKKRKSHIPLLETKLVETLARLGMDKSTLTIDITDAQEFTFSGRDKISILFSANTGMKVQPIAKAISGGERSRVMMAIKKIMAENEELPTLIFDEIDTGVSGRIANEMGKLMKEMALHMQLITITHLPQVAAKGNTQFKVEKKEVNGETITQVRELNHEERIEEIAQLLSGSDITDSARQQAISLFSE comes from the coding sequence ATGTTACACCATTTATCAATCCGCAATTATGCTTTGATTGATGTGCTTGATATTTCCATTCCTTCAGGAATGACCACCCTGACTGGTGAAACCGGTGCAGGTAAATCGATCATACTGGGTGCATTAAAGTTGGTAATGGGAGAAAGAGCAGATCTTAAATCTTTAAAAAAAGAAGATGTCAAATGTATTATTGAAGCTGAATTTATTCTGAATAAGGATCTGTTTGCTGGTATCTTTAAAGAATTGGAGCTGGACTTTGAAGAGCATACTTATCTACGTAGGGAAATTCTTCCCTCCGGTAAATCAAGAGCTTTTGTAAATGACAGTCCCGTTACTTTGGATGTTTTGCAAAAATTATCTGCTCATCTTCTGGATATACATTCTCAGTTCGAAACTTCTCAATTGCTGAACGAAAATTATCAACTTCGACTTCTTGACAACTTTTCATCGCTAAAGAAAGATCTGAATGAATACAAAATTGTTTTTGACTCTTTTCGGGATGTAAATAAAAGATTGGCATACCTTCAGGAAAAGCTTGCAGCAGGTAATCAGGATTTTGAATATTCTCAATATTTATTAAACGAACTGGAAAGTGCTGAACTGGATCATCTAAACTTTACTGAAGTTGAGGAGGAATTAAATGTAATGAAAAATTCCGAATTCTTAGCTCAGCTCTTATCAGAAACTAAACAAATTCTGGATAATGATGATTTGGGTCTATTGGTCAAGATACAAGAAATTTTATCACGGCTGGATAAAGGAACTCAAATCTCTTCAGATTTGGATAATTTAGAATCCAGAATTCAAAGTGTGAAAGCTGAACTTCAGGATATTTCGGATGAAGCTGAAATTATGCTGGAAAAGCTAGAATTTAATCCCGCCAAGTTTGAAGAGTATACTCAAAAAGTAAATTTGATACACGGCCTTCTGGTTAAGCACAAAGTTTCTACAATAGAGGAATTGGTATCCGTACGTGACGAATTACGAACGGAAACTTCCAGTATTTCCGATTTTGAAACAGAAATAGCTGACATACAAAATAAATTGCATAGTCTTACTGAAAAACTTACTAATTTATCCCAAACATTACATAAAAAAAGAAAGAGTCATATTCCGTTGCTTGAAACCAAGCTCGTTGAAACACTGGCCCGTCTGGGTATGGATAAATCTACTTTAACCATTGATATCACAGATGCTCAGGAATTTACATTTTCCGGTAGGGATAAGATTTCCATTTTATTTTCTGCAAATACCGGAATGAAAGTTCAACCTATAGCAAAAGCTATATCAGGAGGAGAACGTTCCCGAGTAATGATGGCTATCAAAAAAATAATGGCAGAAAATGAAGAACTGCCGACTCTTATTTTTGATGAAATTGATACCGGTGTATCTGGACGTATCGCTAATGAAATGGGAAAACTTATGAAAGAAATGGCTCTTCATATGCAGTTGATAACCATCACCCATTTACCACAAGTTGCTGCCAAGGGGAATACTCAATTTAAAGTCGAAAAAAAAGAAGTTAACGGGGAAACTATTACTCAGGTGAGGGAACTTAACCATGAGGAAAGAATTGAGGAAATTGCCCAACTCTTAAGTGGCTCAGATATAACAGATAGTGCCAGACAACAGGCTATAAGTCTTTTTTCCGAATAA
- the porD gene encoding type IX secretion system protein PorD has product MKRLFYILLWSLLPVFSFSQELLAEVVVNYSKVQGSNTQVFKTLEKSLKDFINNTSWTNQPPLALQERIRCSFSILIDERPSTDKFKGSILIQSSRPVYNSTYSTPVLNFQDNHFSFDYIEFEPLIFNDRKFSGKNLIDVISFYVYMVLGYDADTFSQRGGTEYFTIAQKVANNAVNQGFNGWNSFDGPKTRGGLIADLISDQSNTLRGITYQYHRLGLDNMPSNELQAKNVIASNLMKLNSYSGNYLFFPLDIFLTAKKEEIKNIFSGGQPATSVNVSDLKTLLQTINPINSTEYWDKIKN; this is encoded by the coding sequence ATGAAGCGATTATTTTACATTTTATTATGGTCATTACTGCCTGTTTTCAGTTTTTCACAGGAATTACTGGCAGAGGTAGTTGTTAATTATAGTAAAGTACAGGGTTCAAATACCCAGGTTTTTAAAACTCTTGAAAAAAGTCTGAAAGATTTTATAAATAATACCAGCTGGACCAATCAACCGCCACTGGCATTGCAGGAAAGGATTCGCTGTTCGTTCAGTATATTAATAGACGAACGTCCATCTACCGATAAATTTAAAGGATCCATCCTTATTCAGTCTTCACGACCTGTGTATAATTCTACCTACTCTACACCGGTTTTAAATTTTCAGGATAATCATTTTAGCTTTGACTATATAGAATTTGAACCTCTGATTTTTAATGATAGAAAATTCAGTGGTAAAAATCTTATTGATGTGATCTCTTTTTATGTGTATATGGTGTTAGGCTATGATGCGGATACTTTTTCCCAGCGAGGCGGAACGGAATATTTTACCATAGCTCAGAAAGTAGCAAACAATGCTGTGAATCAGGGATTTAACGGATGGAATTCCTTTGACGGTCCTAAAACCCGCGGAGGTTTAATTGCAGATCTTATCAGCGATCAATCAAACACCCTTCGTGGTATCACCTATCAGTATCATCGATTAGGATTAGATAATATGCCTTCCAATGAATTACAGGCTAAAAATGTTATCGCATCCAATTTGATGAAACTTAATAGTTATTCAGGTAATTATCTATTTTTTCCTCTGGATATATTTTTAACAGCAAAAAAAGAGGAAATAAAAAATATATTTTCCGGAGGACAACCGGCAACATCTGTAAACGTCAGCGATTTAAAAACTCTGCTTCAGACCATAAACCCTATTAACAGTACCGAATACTGGGATAAAATTAAAAATTAA